The sequence AGGAAATTGGCCGGCTGTCCGCCCATGCCGCCCAGGGTGGCTTCAAAATGGGTGATGCCAGCCTGCAGGGTTGCCAGAATCGAAGCCGAGGCCACCCGTTTGGTCTCATGAAAATGGGCGATATGCAGCGAGGTATCCGGTATTTGATCCAGGATCATTGAAAAATAGCGATAGACATCCGGGGCTGATGCGCTGCCGTCGTGGTCGGCATGCTCGATGTCAGAGGCACCAATTTCCAGCCAGCGTTTGGTGAAATCGACGGCATCCTGAAGCTCGGTGGCACCGGCGATCGGGCTGCCCCAGATGGTGCTGACCGTACCGCACATTTTTAAACCGGCATCGGTGCATTTTTTGATACAGCGCTCTGCTTCTTTCCAGTACTCGGGCAGCGTTGTCCCCGAATTGGCGAAATGATGCTCTTCTTCGGTTGAAACCATCATCAAGCAGCGATCCGGACCGAGCCCTTTTTCCTTGAGCCGGATGGCCCGATCAACCGAACCTTCGCGAATCGTGACCGCCGTAATGGTGAGGTCGTCATAGTTGATCCCTTTTTTGGCACAGCGGTTTTTGAAGCGGTCGCTGCGCAGATGGGCCAACACCTCTTCGGCATCGCTAAATTGCGGCATCAGATAAGGATTGCCCAGATTGGTCACCTCGATGTTGCGGCAGCCAGCAAAAATGAGCTCTTCGGCATAAAATATTTTTGCCCGGGTGGAGATAAATTGCTCCAGATGTTGAAACCCGTCTCTGACGGTAATATCGCCAACGGTTACCTTTTTGGGCATTCTCGGAAAAATTTTCCAGTAATCATATTCAGTCATTTTGTTTTCTTCCCTCCTTATGATGAGTTTACGATCAAAAATGGCTTAGTTAATAATGTAATTGTCTCCTGAATTTTAGATAAAATTTAGGAGATTATTCGCCTATGTAGTTTGGTTTGCGTTTTTCTTTAAACGCCGCCAGCCCTTCGAGTCGATCCTTGGTCGGGATGCAGACCCAGTAGGCATTGGATTCAATGGCAAGACCGGTGTGGATGTCGGTTTCCAACCCGCGATTGATGGCGTACTTGGCCTGTTCGATGGCCACCGGCCCGGCTTCACAGATCATGGCAGCCATTTTCTTGCATTCGTCGAGCAAGTCTTTCTGATCACAGACTTTGTTGACCAGACCGATCTTGAGCGCTTCCTCGGCGCTGATGCGCTGTCCAGTAAAAATGAGCTCCTTGGCTTTACCACGACCCACCAGCCGTGGCAGTCGCTGGGTACCACCAGCACCAGGAATGATCGCCAACCGCGTTTCTGTCAAACCCATGGTGGCATTGGTGGCGGCAATGCGGATATCACAGGCCAAAGACAGCTCGGTCCCGCCACCCAGCGCGATACCGTTGACAGCCGCAATCACCGGCTTGTTGAGCTCCTCAATGGAAGTGAACAGATTGCGGATGGTGAAAATATATTCCCTTACCTTCTCCGGCGGCAATGTGGCCCGCTCTTTAAGATCAGCACCCGCACAAAAGGCCTTCTCACCGGCTGCGGTAATAATCACCACACGCACATCCCGCTGAAACCGCAACGCATCGATCTGATCTTTCAACGCATGCAGCAACGGAAAATTTAATGAATTCATGACCTCCGGGCGGTTTAAGGTCAATGTAACGATATTCTCTTCCCGTTCAACCGCTAAAACATTTTCACTCATACATGTCCTCCCACATCAAAAAAGCATCATTAAAGGATAGATCTTATATCGACCCCAAATTAAGAGGTTAAATATTTAAATTTAACAATAATATTAGCATATTATCAATATTGAGCGAGCGCTCGGTCAATTATTCATTAGTAATGGAACTGTACCCATTTGTCAATAGGAATATTGCCCAGATGCAATTAGAGATCAAAAAGCAATTATTTCATAATATTTCAATTAGATAAATAATATGCGCACCTGTAGATTGAAAAACTTGACAAGCCAAATCGAGACATGCTATCCATCGAACGAGCGCTCGTTCAGTTTGCATTTGAAGCTTGCTTTCATCTGCTATGCCGTATAGGAAAAAGTGAAAGATACTGAACCATTTTTGACATAGCAGTCATCCGAATTTAATTCCCATTTTCAGTAAGGAGTATTAAACATGAATGAGGCAGTCATAGTTAGTGCCGTGCGGACCCCGTTGGGCAATTTTAACGGCTCCCTGGCCAATATCGGTGCCACTCGGTTGGGGGCCATGGTAATTCAAGAAGCCATCAACAGGGCCGGCATTCAGAAAAATGACGTCGATGAAGCTATTATGGGGATGGTGCTGCCCTGCGGCTATGGGCAGAATCCAGCCAAGCAGGCTGCCGTCAAGGCGGAATTGCCCTGGGAAACCGAGTGTTTCACCATCAACAAAGTTTGCGGCTCGGGGCTAAAATCTGTCATGCTGGCCGCCCAGGCCATTCAGACCGGTGACGCGGATATCGTTGTGGCCGGGGGCATGGAAAATATGAGTATGGCCCCCTATTTTCTGGAAAAAGCCCGCTTTGGTTATCGCATGGGCACCGGGAAGCTGCAGGACCATATGGTGCACGACGGTTTATGGGATATCGTCAATGATTTTCATATGGGCATTTCTAATGATCTGTGTTCGGAAAAATATGATGTCAGCCGAGAAGATCAGGATCGTTATGCCGCTGAATCGTATCGCCGAACTTTAGAAGCCATCAGCTCCGGAAAATTTAAAGACGAGATCATGCCGGTGGCGATTCCCCAGCGCAAGGGGGACCCGGTGCTGTTCGAACAGGATGAATGCCCGCGGGAGACGAATTATGAAATTCTGGCCAAGATGTCGCCGGCCTTTCAAAAAAACGGCTGGGCCACCGCCGGTAATGCCTCCATCATCAGTGACGGCGCTGCCGCCGTGGTCGTGATGTCCCGGGAAAAAGCCAATGAATTGGGCTGCGACGTTATGGCCACCATCGGCGCCCAGGCATCTGCCGGGCTGGAAATGAAGTATGTTCTGGTGGCGCCTATTTTGGCCATCCCCAAGGTCTTGAAAAAAGAAGGCATATCCCAGGACGCGATTGATTTGTTCGAAGTTAATGAAGCTTTCAGTGGATCCACGGTGGCCGTTTTAAAAGAACTCAATCTGGATGCGGCAAAGGTCAATGTCAATGGCGGTAGTGTGGCCCTGGGCCATCCCATTGGTGCCAGCGGCTGCCGGGTCCTGGTCACCCTTTTGTATGAAATGATCAAACAGAATAAAAAAACCGGTCTGGCCACCTTGTGCTTAGGAGGCGGTGAAGCCGTAGCGATGATTGTCAAAAGGTAATGAAGTTTTCAGGTTTTCCGCCGCAGGCGGATTCAGGTGTCAGCACTTCTAATTGACCCTGACACCCGAAACCTTTTGAATATTAATAGCTGGAATCTATGATTCAAGACGAGAAGAATGAAGAGGTGAAAAAGATGGAGATTAAGACATTTGGTATAATCGGTGCCGGTCAGATGGGCGGCGGAATCGCCCAGGTTGCGGCGATGAGTGGTCTGGATGTCATCATGAATGACATCAAAACAGAATTTGTAGAAAAAGGCTTTGAAAGCATTTCCAAAATTTTGAGCCGCAGCGTTGATAAAGGCAAAATGTCAGAAGACGACAAAAGTGCGATTTTAGGCCGCATCAAAACCAGCGTGAGTTTAGCGGATATGGCATCGGCCGACTATGTGGTCGAGGCTGCCACAGAAAATGAAGAAATAAAATATCAGCTCTTTAAGGATCTGGATGAAATCTGCAACGATGCTGTGATATTGGCCACAAATACGTCATCTATTCCGATCGGTCGCATCGCTGCCCAAACCCAGCGGCCCGAGAAAGTGATCGGCATGCATTTTATGAACCCGGTGCCCATTATGAAGCTGGTGGAAGTCATCCCCGGCATTGCCACATCGGATGAAACCCTGCAGGTCACCTGGGAACTGGCTGAAAAATTCGGCAAAACACCGGCGAAAGCAAATGACTTCCCTGGGTTTATCGCCAATCGCATATTGCTGCCGATGATCAATGAAGCGGTTTATTGCCTCTACCACGGCGTCGGTAACCGTGAAGATATTGATACGGTCATGAAACTGGGAATGAACCATCCCATGGGTCCGCTGGCCCTGGCAGATTTAATCGGTCTGGATACCTGTCTGGCCATTATGGAAACCCTTTATGACGGGTTCAAAGATTCAAAATATCGCCCCTGCCCGCTGCTGCGCAAATATGTCGAAGCCGGCTGGTTGGGGAGAAAAACAGGTAAAGGCTTTTTCGAATATAAATAATCCCGGTTTGCCCGTAGGCCCGTTGAGCCCGTTTGCCGGTCATTGTAAACTGTGAGTAATGATGACAACCGGCCAACGGGACAACCGGTCAACCGGCTAACCGACTGGGAGGGAAGATGCCGCGAAGAAAGGTTAAAAAACGCATCCCTATCGGCCAAAAAATCAAAAAGGCCCGCACAGGGAAAAAAATGAAGCTTGAGCAGCTGGCAAATGAAACCGGCTTTTCCACCGATTACCTGAAAGAAATTGAAGCTGGCAAGTCCATTCCCCCGGTGGGCGCCCTGCTGCAAATTTCCAGAGCACTGGAAATCGACTCAGGAGCTCTGCTCAAAGAGCCGGAGTCAAAGCTTGAAAGTCGCATCAAGGCACACACCAAGCGAACCAAAAATTACGCTTACACGACGCTGACACCCGGAGCTGAAAATAAACACCTGAAGGCGTTTTTGGTCACCGTTGAACCCAAACAAGACCATAAGGGCGTCGGTTACCATCACGAAGGTGAAGAGTTTGTCTATGTCCTGACGGGTAAAATCGAGGTTATTGTGGGAGAGCACGTCAACGTATTGAGTAATGGCGATTCGCTGCATTTCAACTCCGGTATTCGTCACAAGATGACAAACGTCAGCGAAGAGTCGGCTGAGTTGTTGGTTGTAATTTATTCACCTTAACTGGCTGCTGGTCTTTGGCAGCTGGCTTCTGGATCGCGGCTTTATGAGAAAGCTATCGTTTTATTCACAGGATCTGGTCGGTGCCAGCAGCGTGCAGCCGGTGACCGGCAGCTAACAAGGAATTAAAACATGTCTTTCAAGTTAACCGAAGAACAACTCATGGTTCAGTCGATGGTTCGGGATCTGGCCAGAGCTGTATTTGCGCCCAAGGCCATGGAGCGGGATAAGACCAAAGAATTTCCGGGCGACAACTTAAAAAAACTGGGCGAGCTGGGGTTGATGGGCATGATGGTACCCCCCGAATATAACGGCTCCGGCGCCGATTCGGTGAGTTATGTCCTGGCACTTTCGGAAGTGGCTTACGCCTGTGCATCGACTGCCGTGGTCATGTCAGTCCATAACTCCATTGTCTGTGAAAGCATCCTACGCTATGGCAGCGAAGAGCAAAAAAAGAACTATCTTACCCGACTGGCAACCGGCGACATCATCGGGGCCTTTGCCCTGACCGAACCCAATGCAGGCTCAGATCCGGCCCGGCAAACCACCAAAGCCGAATTTGATGGTGACAGCTACATCCTTAACGGCACCAAGCGATTTACCACCACCGGCAAAAATGCAGGCCTTATTATCGTCACCGCCAAAACCGATGAGAGCAAACGCCATCGTGGAATCAGTGCCTTTTTAGTTGAACAGGGCACGCCGGGATTAACGGTCGGTGCGCTTGAAGACAAAATGGGGCTGCGCGCCTCCGATACCACTGATCTTATTTTTGAGGATTGCCGCATCCCGGCCGAAAACCGATTGGGCAACGACGGCGATGGCTTTTTAATCGCCATGACGGGCCTCGATGGCGGCCGTATTGGGATTGCGGCCCAATCGGTGGGCGTGGCCCAGGCGGCCTTTGACGCCGCCGTTCAGTATGCCCAGGAAAGGGAACAGTTTGGCCAGGCCATATCCAAATTCCAGGGGCTGCGCTGGATGATTGCCGATATGGCGACGGAAATCGAAGCGGCCCGGCTGATGACCTTTGCGGCTGCCGAAATGAAAGATCGCGGGGAAAATTACACGGCCCAGGCCTCAATGGCCAAGCTGTTTGCTTCCGAAATGGTCAACCGCACCACCGCCAAAGCCCTGCAAATGCACGGTGGCTACGGTTTTACCAAAGAATATCCGGTCGAGCGCTTTTACCGCGATGCCCGCGTATTCACCATCTATGAAGGCACTTCCGAAATTCAGCGGGTGGTGATTTCCAATCATGTGCTTAAAGACAAGCGCAAACCTTAAAACTGGATTCAAAACCCTCATCTTTTGTCCGATGGCTGTATTATTTTAAATCGAACCGGTTTGAGAATTCCGGTGTGGTTTCAGTGTCAGTGCCATATTAACATCTTTATTGATCCCTCAAAAAGAAAGAGAATCCAATGTACGATCTTATTGCGTCACGCTATGATCAATTTATCAGTGATCTTGAAACCGTCGTCAATATCGACAGTGGCAGTCATTACCCGGAAGGCCTGGATCAAGTCGCCGGTTTTTTCCGTAAACGATTTGATCAGATCGGATGGCCGACGACCCTCCACGCATTTGATGATGGTAAAGTGCCATGTCTGGAGGTATCCAACCGGCCGCTCGATGGGGAG comes from Desulfobacterales bacterium and encodes:
- a CDS encoding pyruvate carboxyltransferase is translated as MTEYDYWKIFPRMPKKVTVGDITVRDGFQHLEQFISTRAKIFYAEELIFAGCRNIEVTNLGNPYLMPQFSDAEEVLAHLRSDRFKNRCAKKGINYDDLTITAVTIREGSVDRAIRLKEKGLGPDRCLMMVSTEEEHHFANSGTTLPEYWKEAERCIKKCTDAGLKMCGTVSTIWGSPIAGATELQDAVDFTKRWLEIGASDIEHADHDGSASAPDVYRYFSMILDQIPDTSLHIAHFHETKRVASASILATLQAGITHFEATLGGMGGQPANFLDDCPVPGTGEYYYEDPRFVGLTCLEDMLVQIDEMGIEHGYNVDRVLWLGRQMERTVGHRLRSEAAINGRTLVEGHPKFARPGLKKLKEKIGETPSQLFPSEWDAEPVLPEQYRP
- a CDS encoding enoyl-CoA hydratase, translating into MSENVLAVEREENIVTLTLNRPEVMNSLNFPLLHALKDQIDALRFQRDVRVVIITAAGEKAFCAGADLKERATLPPEKVREYIFTIRNLFTSIEELNKPVIAAVNGIALGGGTELSLACDIRIAATNATMGLTETRLAIIPGAGGTQRLPRLVGRGKAKELIFTGQRISAEEALKIGLVNKVCDQKDLLDECKKMAAMICEAGPVAIEQAKYAINRGLETDIHTGLAIESNAYWVCIPTKDRLEGLAAFKEKRKPNYIGE
- a CDS encoding acetyl-CoA C-acetyltransferase; this translates as MNEAVIVSAVRTPLGNFNGSLANIGATRLGAMVIQEAINRAGIQKNDVDEAIMGMVLPCGYGQNPAKQAAVKAELPWETECFTINKVCGSGLKSVMLAAQAIQTGDADIVVAGGMENMSMAPYFLEKARFGYRMGTGKLQDHMVHDGLWDIVNDFHMGISNDLCSEKYDVSREDQDRYAAESYRRTLEAISSGKFKDEIMPVAIPQRKGDPVLFEQDECPRETNYEILAKMSPAFQKNGWATAGNASIISDGAAAVVVMSREKANELGCDVMATIGAQASAGLEMKYVLVAPILAIPKVLKKEGISQDAIDLFEVNEAFSGSTVAVLKELNLDAAKVNVNGGSVALGHPIGASGCRVLVTLLYEMIKQNKKTGLATLCLGGGEAVAMIVKR
- a CDS encoding 3-hydroxybutyryl-CoA dehydrogenase; translation: MEIKTFGIIGAGQMGGGIAQVAAMSGLDVIMNDIKTEFVEKGFESISKILSRSVDKGKMSEDDKSAILGRIKTSVSLADMASADYVVEAATENEEIKYQLFKDLDEICNDAVILATNTSSIPIGRIAAQTQRPEKVIGMHFMNPVPIMKLVEVIPGIATSDETLQVTWELAEKFGKTPAKANDFPGFIANRILLPMINEAVYCLYHGVGNREDIDTVMKLGMNHPMGPLALADLIGLDTCLAIMETLYDGFKDSKYRPCPLLRKYVEAGWLGRKTGKGFFEYK
- a CDS encoding XRE family transcriptional regulator, with protein sequence MPRRKVKKRIPIGQKIKKARTGKKMKLEQLANETGFSTDYLKEIEAGKSIPPVGALLQISRALEIDSGALLKEPESKLESRIKAHTKRTKNYAYTTLTPGAENKHLKAFLVTVEPKQDHKGVGYHHEGEEFVYVLTGKIEVIVGEHVNVLSNGDSLHFNSGIRHKMTNVSEESAELLVVIYSP
- a CDS encoding acyl-CoA dehydrogenase; this translates as MSFKLTEEQLMVQSMVRDLARAVFAPKAMERDKTKEFPGDNLKKLGELGLMGMMVPPEYNGSGADSVSYVLALSEVAYACASTAVVMSVHNSIVCESILRYGSEEQKKNYLTRLATGDIIGAFALTEPNAGSDPARQTTKAEFDGDSYILNGTKRFTTTGKNAGLIIVTAKTDESKRHRGISAFLVEQGTPGLTVGALEDKMGLRASDTTDLIFEDCRIPAENRLGNDGDGFLIAMTGLDGGRIGIAAQSVGVAQAAFDAAVQYAQEREQFGQAISKFQGLRWMIADMATEIEAARLMTFAAAEMKDRGENYTAQASMAKLFASEMVNRTTAKALQMHGGYGFTKEYPVERFYRDARVFTIYEGTSEIQRVVISNHVLKDKRKP